A part of Rhinolophus ferrumequinum isolate MPI-CBG mRhiFer1 chromosome 11, mRhiFer1_v1.p, whole genome shotgun sequence genomic DNA contains:
- the CDKN1C gene encoding cyclin-dependent kinase inhibitor 1C, with protein MPARLEPAERARTGTEGARPPAGRHSERDARAVHRSTASASAMERLVSRRTFPPLVRSSACRSLFGPVDHEELSRELQMRLAELTAEDQRRWDYNFQQDMPLPGPGRLQWTEVDSESVPAFYRETVQVGRCRLLLAPRPRPDGAGASPPPGPPAEEPLDGLGEAPASPSSGSAAAPAPAPAAAPPESAEQEAGPPPRNQEPLAEPPHSGVSGRPAPGTAATSAAAATSAAAGGAAIKKLPGPLISDFFAKRKRPAPEAKSSNEVPAGCTAPGGAPAVGSAEQTPRKRLR; from the exons ATGCCAGCCAGGCTAGAGCCAGCCGAGCGAGCGAGGACAGGCACTGAGGGGGCGCGGCCGCCGGCCGGACGACACAGCGAGCGAGACGCAAGAGCCGTCCACCGCTCGACAGCCAG CGCATCGGCAATGGAGCGCCTGGTCTCCCGCCGCACCTTTCCTCCGTTAGTGCGCTCCAGCGCCTGCCGCAGCCTCTTCGGGCCCGTGGACCACGAGGAGCTGAGCCGCGAGCTGCAGATGCGCCTCGCGGAGCTGACCGCCGAGGACCAGCGCCGCTGGGACTACAACTTCCAGCAGGATATGCCGCTGCCGGGCCCCGGGCGCCTGCAGTGGACCGAGGTGGACAGCGAATCGGTGCCCGCCTTCTACCGCGAGACGGTGCAGGTGGGGCGCTGCCGCCTGCTCCTGGCGCCTCGGCCCCGCCCGGACGGCGCGGGCGCTAGCCCGCCCCCCGGGCCGCCGGCCGAGGAGCCCCTCGACGGCCTGGGGGAGGCGCCGGCGTCGCCGTCCAGTGGCTCGGCCGCGGCTCCCGCCCCGGCTCCAGCCGCGGCGCCGCCGGAGAGCGCTGAGCAGGAGGCGGGCCCGCCGCCGCGCAACCAAGAGCCCCTTGCTGAGCCGCCGCACTCAGGGGTCTCTGGGCGCCCCGCGCCGGGCACCGCCGCCACCAGCGCCGCCGCTGCCACCAGCGCCGCCGCCGGGGGCGCCGCGATCAAGAAGCTGCCCGGGCCTCTCATCTCCG ATTTCTTTGCCAAGCGCAAGAGACCCGCGCCCGAGGCCAAGTCGTCCAACGAGGTCCCCGCGGGATGCACCGCGCCTGGCGGCGCTCCAGCTGTCGGCTCCGCGGAGCAAACCCCGCGCAAGCGGCTGCGATGA